Genomic window (Ureibacillus composti):
ACTAAATCTCTTTGAGTAGAAGTAATATCAAGTTTAATATCAAGGAATCTTATGTCATTAGAATCTAAAACATCTTTTAAGCCTATTTTAGGTTCAAGCTCTTCTAATTCAATGCCCCACTTTATTTCTTCAGAAGAGGGTAAAAATGACTCTAAATAAGTTTTTATATGTGTTCCTTTTGCTCCGTAATGATTATATTCTACAATTAATAAGTTCTCTGAATGCTGAAAAAAGCAGTTAGTGGATTCAAACACATCTTCCTTAATATCTTCGTATCTGTCAGTACCTTTTTTACCGGTTTTAGGTTTACGGACTCTATAATCAGCAAAACAAATGGCACGATCATTAATATCACGATTACTTCTGGGATCTCGCATTTTTAAAAGTGAATATTCGCCATGGCGAGTTTGTTTAAAACGATCTCCTTCTGTTAAAACAATTATTTTGTCCAGAAGATAAAAAAAGGGGATATTTGTTTTTTGTCCATTGTATGTGATGTAGGGATTATAGTAGTATAATTTTAATTCCATTTACATTCTCCTCGTATTTAAGTGCATGTCGTGTTGGCACGCCCTATTTTGTGTCTGATAAGATGAAGGACTATGCTTAGTTAATAAACAACTTTATACTAGAACTATAGTTTATTACCAAACTTCATCCCAAAAATCATTTTCATGCACAATCACAATTGGTTGGCCATTTTTTCGAAGGTCAACTGCTTTTTCAACTTTTCTTCCGTAACAAGAGAATGCCCAGCAAGGATTCCCATTGTCACCTACAATGAGGTAATCTGTTTTCTGAGTGACATTGTTATTAAAAGTTCCACCTAAATTTGTGATTATTTCTGCAATCTCATTGCGTTTTGCTTTACTAGATGTACCAGTAAAAGAAAACGTCCTGTTTTCAATAATTATTTCAGGACATACAGCACATATACCATTTACAGAGTACTTGTTTTGTAAGTCCTCTAATTCAGTTTCGTTAATATTATAGGAGCTTCTCGTATCTATAAAATTACCAAGATAGGCTTTTAACATGTTAATTTCATCCTCACTGATATGCCCATCATTTTTAATGGCAATTAGTAAGCTATAAATCTCATCAAATGGATAAAACCCTTTTAGAAATTCGCGATCTTCCATCCAATCAAATAACCTTATTATTTCCGTTTCATTAATCGAATTGTCGGCCATGATACCGTGAATAATTCCATGCAATTCTTGAAGAGAGGAAGTAACAACATTATAGTAGGTTTTAAAACCATCATTATTTGTTACATTTTTACAAAGCCATAAAATATCTTGGATTTCATCAGAAGTTAAAATGCCATCACTTAAAGCTGCATCAATTAGTGGGATAATTTCTGAAAATGGAAACTTATAATCATATCGTCGCTGTAAATTACACCAGTTGATGACTTCTTCTAATTCCATTTCATTTAATTCAGAATCAAGTTTGATACCCTCCAACAATCCAATTAATGAATTAACTGCTTTATGAATCTCTGAAGGGGCAGTAAAACTACGATAGTCACTCTCTTCTTTAAAATTATTAGTCATTAATACTCCTCCTCTAATGATTAATTTTCCACCCATAAATGTTTAAATTTTACATTAGGTATTTGTAATAAAGGACATGTCATTAAGACATGTCCTTGCATTTAGTTAATTTATTCATTAACTCATATTTTAAGACTTTTCGTTTTTAATCATTTCCCAAATCGTTCGAAGTTTTCGAAGCTCTTCTTCGTCTGATTTAGGAAGTTCTTTGTACCAAACTTGTAGTTCTGGATCGTTGATAAATGCTTGGAATTCTGCCTCGTCATCTTGAGGTTTTGTTGAAGGTTCTAAGGTGTCGGTACGGCCGAGGAGGTAATCAGTGCTGACTTCAAAATAATTAGCAATTAAATCTAATGTATCGTAATCAGGTTTTCTGTCTCCAGATTCATATCTTGATAATACCGCATTGGAAACGCCGATTTTTTTTGCAAATTCTATTTGAGAAATATTGTTTTTTTCACGTAAATATTTAATTCGATTTCCTAACGAATCCAATCAATATCACCTCTTTATGTATTATTTTATATTTAATTCAATGTTTACCACAATGGTAAATATAAAAATTGCCAAAAAGGTAATATTTATGTTGACTTTGCCAAAATGGTAATATATATTAATATTAAAGTTACCAATAAGGTAATTGGAGGTGGAAAAATGGCTAAACGATTAGTAGTTAATCTTGATGGAATTAAGCAGCTAAGAATTGATAAGGATATCTCTGTAGAAGAGATGTCTAAATTGATGGGTTATAAAGGGTATCAAGGTTACTACTATAAGGAAAATGGTGTAAGAAAATTGAGTGCGGACGATGTCGCCAAAATCTCTGTAATATTAGAAGTTCCTATAAATGAGCTTTTTTTTGAAGAATAAATTGCCGAAATGGTAACTTTTAAATTAGAAGGAGGTAATCCCCATGATTCAACAAGCTCCTAATGAAATTACTGTAATTCAAACGTTATTCACTATGTCTGGCATTACAAAAGAGAAGGTTCAAGAACAGTTAAAGGAAATCGTAGAGGAATCTGCAAGACCAATTCTTTTGTTCTGGGAGATAGAGGATATCGTTCGAGCAACTACATTTAAAAAATCATTTCTAGAAGAAAACATCTTATGTGATCCACGTGTGAAACGATATCAACGTCAATTTGGCCCTCGTGGGAAACGAGTGTGGCTTGCAGAACCAACTGCAAATGCCATCCAAGAAATAATCATGAATGAATGGAAATAAAAAGTAGCACGGGCAGGTGCAACATTAAGTAATCAGTTCAAGATATACCTATATACTACTAATCTATGAAATTTCTTACTATGCTAACACCGCATATATGCATTTTCTGCATAAAAAGGAGGTGAGGGAATGGAAATGGACGTTGGATCACTTATTCGCAAGTGTCGTAAGAAAGCAAAATTATCCCAAGAAGCTTTCGCTGATTTAATGCATACGACACAGTCAACGATTAGTCGAATTGAAAAAAATCTAATTGCATGTGAAGTGAACTTTTTAAGAAAAGCTGCAAGAATTACAAATTCAGAAGACGTAGTAATATCTGCTTTGTTTAGTGTTGATGCAATTACACAAGCTGCTCAATTAGTACCAATGTATATCGGAGGATTTGGTTTATGGATTTAGCTAAAAAATCAGCTAAAGGAATTGAAAATCTCGAAAAACAAAAAACACTGCAAGAAATTGCACGCACATTTGCAAAGCAAGGAATTGATATGAAAGTGGTGAAACGCTGTGAACTTGAAAGAACGTATTGACGTTTACTTTTTTCTAACGGAAGAAGAAATGGAAGAAGGGTATGTAGTAGACGGAGCTACTTACTGGTGGGTTTTTCTATACATTATTTTCGGATTCTTTACGATGTTCATTGCATTACAAGCACTTGTTTTGATGCAATAAAAAAACCGCTAAATCGGTGGCACGATTTAAACGGTTAAATAATACTATGTTGAATTCATTTTATCACATACCAGAAGGAGAAGCGAGAAAATTCTCGCTTCAGATTGTCGACAAAAGGCCTTCAGAATGGTCACATTCTGAAGGCCTTTTGTAATTTTATAGATTATTGGGGTATTTTATCGATTTATTTTTGGCTAAATCACTCTGCGAGTATTCTATTTTAGACCGTTTCTTTAACTTGCCATGTCCAATTGGCAAGCTTCTTTAAATTCATGGCAGCAAAAGTAAGCATCGCCTGCATAGACAATTTTTTTATCCCTCGTAGGGTTGTCCATCGCATACCATGCTTTTCTTTTGCATCGGCAAAGACACGTTCAATCGTTTCTTTACGTCTAGCATATATTTGTTTAATTTCGTTTTGATGACGAAGATGATCCGCTTCCTCTACATGATGTGCCCAAATATGACGCTCAATGATTTTTCGGTGGTCTTTACTGTTTGTACATTGAGCAAGCAAAGGACAGGTCGCACACTGAGTAGGGTTCGATTTATATTGGCGTTTTCCATCTTTAGTCGTTGTTGAATATTTTAGGATTTGCCCTTCCGGACAAAGGTAGCAATCATAGTACTCGTCATAAACATACTCATGTTTGCGTAAATATCCGTCCTTTGTCTTGGGGCGTGTATAAGGAAGTGCTGGTTGAATATCTTGGTCAAATAAGAATTTAGTGATTGCAGGTGTTTTATAAGCAGCATCGGCAGCAACAGCAAGTGGCTTCTTCACTTTTTCCATTACCTTTTCAACAAGTGGTTGAAGCATATGACTATCATGAACATTCCCAGGTGTCACAATTGAGCCAAGTATAAATCCATAGCGATCCGCTGCCGCATGAAATGAGTAAGCAAACTGCTTTGTCCGTTCATCTTTTACATAGTAACCACTTTCAGGGTCTGTTGTACTTTCTTTAATCTCCTTCATCTCTTCTTTTTCAAATTTATCTGGCGGGAATGGTTTCTTCCCGTGATCAATTCGATCTTGATTCAATTCTTCTTGGAGTTTCGCTTCATATGCTCGAGTCTCTTTACGAACTATTTTCTTTTCAAATTTACGTTTATTCGCACTCGCTTTAACATGAGTAGAATCAATGAAAACATGGTCGGCACTTAGTAATCCTTTATCTGCAATTTCTTTAAGAATTCGATAGAAGATCTGTTCAAAGATATCCGTGTCTTGAAAACGACGTTCATAATTTTTACCGAAGGTAGAGAAGTGTGGTACATCCGAATGGAATCCAAACCCTAAAAACCAACGATACGCCATATTTGTTTCAATCTCTTTTATAGTTTGACGCATCGAACGAATACCGAATACATATTGAACAAATGTCATTTTAATTAAAACTACTGGGTCGACACTTGGTCGGCCTAATGTAGAATATAGTGATTCTACTAGTGGATAGATGAAAGAAAAATCAATAGCTGATTCAATCTTTCTGACAAGATGGTCTTGTGGTACAAGTTGATCTATTGTAATCATCTCAATTTGATCGCGTTCACTCTTTTGATTTTTCGACATCATATCCATTCACCCCAACATTTATTAGAAAGTAGTTGATTGTAGTGTAGGCGGCGACTCCTGCGGGAACAGCACGAGCGGAAGCACCCGGACTGAGCGAAGCGAGGGAGAAGGCTGAAGCCGTGCCCGCGGAAAGCGTCTGCCGAAACGGAAATCAACTAACTCTATTTAAAAAGAAATTAATTATATTTTAAAAGAAAAAAGACTGTAGGCAAAGTCGATTTTCGACTTTGTCTACAGTCTGAAGCGAGAAAATTCTCGCTCTCATCAAGCAGTTCATAATCATCGACCAAATATTTAAAAAAGGACGGTGAGTTCGCTCCTTGCCAAAACCTTATACGATTATGAGCTGCTTGATGGGAATTACCTATCAAATTTTAAAAAATAAAGGAGTGGATAGATGGATCTCCTTAAGGAATGGGAAATCGGGGTCGGGTATGCCGAGAAAGTTGTTGAGTTGGCACGTCAAGAGTGTTGGGAACCATTTGATTTAAGAAGAATAGCTATCATGCTTTTAAGGTTTTCAAATGGGAGCGTGACAATTGAATCAGTTGTAGATAATATACAACACCATCTCGAGGCAATACATCATGACGAAGCAACTAAAACTGAATTACGAAGATCACTAGCGATGTTAAAGGAGGAAGATTGAGAGGAAAAATAAAAAGCAAGTGCAAAATGCACCTGCTCTAGATAACTGAAACTTTGGCGAGTCACTCAGTTAAATTAATTTCTTACATTATAAACGTAAATCAATTTTTTCTCAAGGGGGATACAAAACGTGAAAGAATTGGAGCAGTTTTTGGTCGATGAGAAAGAACTACTTACTGATCTTGCTCTAGATGTTGCAAATGCAAATTCGCCTTATGACTATACAAAAGCAAAAGAACAGTATAACGCACAGGTTGCACGTGTAAACGCTATTCAAGATGCAATTGACCTTATAAAAAAATTACTAGTTAAAAGGGTGACGTCAAATTGACGTTCCCCTGTGGAAAGGAGATTGGACTATGCAACAGCTCCAGGAATTACAAGTGATTGAACATCGTAACAGTCGAGTACTAACTACGTCACAATTGGCTGAATCGTTAGAAACCGAAGCGAAGGTTATCAACCGTAATTTTCAACGCAACAAAGATATTTATCAGCAAGGTGTCCATTATTTTGCACTATCAGGTGATGATTTAAAGTGGTTTAAAGCAACACGTCAAAATGACGCAAGCCTCAAATTTGTATCCGTTTTGTATTTATGGACCGAACAGGGGGCTTGGATGCACGCGAAATCGATTAACAATAGCAAGGCACGTAAAGCCATGAGTGCTTTAATTGATAACTACTTTTCAATGTCAAATCAAGGCAATAATAGCTCCCAAACACTAGCAATATCCTACGAGAAATTTATACAAATCGAGAGAAGGGTGGAAACATTGGAACAACGATTACGAGAAGAAATAACATTGCATTCTGGCGAACAATTGCGATTACGCAAGGCAGTTAGTACACGAATTTATGAAATGACAGACAACCACGAAGCACGCCAGGCGTTATTCCGTTCGTTATATGCTGCACTTAAAGAACGTTACCACGTCAGTTCGTATCGAGATATCAAGCAACATCATCTACAGGATGCTTTACGATTTATCACTAGATGGGGAGGAAGAACATGAATCTATTAATCAATGAACCACCATTGCAAGTTTTACCAACACTTGCAGCGAAAATCGGTTTAAATAATGCAATTATTATTCAACAAGTACATTACTGGTTACGAGTTTCAAATAATGTGAGAGATGGTCATAAATGGGTTTACAGAACTTTAGAAGAATGGCATTTGGAGTTTCCGTTTTGGTCAAAAAGTACTCTTGATCGTGCCATTAAAAGTTTAGAGGAACAAAACCTACTAGTAGTTGGAAATTACAATCGACTTAAAATGGACAGAACAAAATGGTACAGAATTAACTACGAAAGCCTAGATAAACTTTGCAACGACGCATTTCATCAAAATGACGAAATGGATTTAGTCAAAATAGAAACTTCCATTTCGTCAAATTGCATAAATGGAAATCGTCAAAATGAGGAAAACGATTTCGCCAATTTGACTAGACCAATAACCAGAGAATACACAGAGAATACAACAGAGAATACAACAGAGAAAAAGAAAAGTCGCAAACCAGTTTACGACGAATCCTCTGCAGAATTTCAATTAGCTAATTTGCTTTATGAAAAAATCCAACAAGATGACCCAAGCTTTAAAAAACCCAACTTGCAAAGCTGGTCTGATCATATACGTCTCATGATGGAACGTGATGAGCGAACAGAAGAACAAATCAGGTATTTGATTGAATGGTCCCAAAGTAATTCGTTTTGGAAATCAAATATCTTATCAACTAAAAAGTTACGTGAAAAGGCAACAACTTTAATCCGCCAAATCAAAGCTGAGAAAGCGAAAGAAAATTCACCAAAACGATATGGTCGTAGTCGAGAAGAAGTAGTGCCGGAATGGTTTGAAAAACGAAATCAACAACAATCACTTGAACCAACTGGTGAAGAATTGATTGACTTTGAAGTTGAAAAACAAAGAATTCTTGCAAAGCTAGGTAATGGTTAAACATGCTGTCATTTTTCTTAAATGCTATTGCAGTTAGTTTAGCTATCTTTGGGTTCGCTTTAATGCTTAAAGCAGAATTTGATAATTGGCGGAAATGGAGATGAAACGTATTGCCAAAGAAAAACAAAAATCATTGGCTTATAGATCAAGTCGAAACACATGCTATTCGCTATTTTCTTAGTGGCAGCAAAGCAGACTTGGGAATGTTGGTCAGCGTAAAACTGGCAATTAATGAGTTGATAACTGATTTGGGAGAAAAAAATATAGTTCTGCAAGAAGAAAATGAACGACTTCGCAAATTAACTGTAGCCGATTCCGGTGCAGATTTATAAATCAAGAAGGTGAACTGATGCTGAACAAACATGGTATTCCCATAGTTGAATCCAAACCAAAGAAACGTTCTAACAAAAACGGAAGAAAACAACGGCATCGAGATCTACATAAATTAAATTTTAACGAATTCGCAGTATTTCGCCGATACCAGTACGGCATTGAAATCACAATTACGGTCCCATCATTTTCACCGTTACTGCACACTTTGCGAAAGGACGGATGGAATTGTGTAGGGATTAGAAAAGGAGAGATAGCATGATTAATCGAGTTACACTAGTTGGTCGCCTTACAAAAGACCCAGAACTTCGCTATACGCCTAACGGAGTTCCTATGACAAGATTTACTGTTGCAGTCAACAGAACATTCTCTAACCAACAAGGCGAACGTGAAGCCGACTTCATCAGTTGTCTTGCTTGGAGAAAACAAGCTGAGAACCTAGCAAACTTCATGAAAAAAGGTAGCCTGATTGGTTTAGATGGGAGAATTCAAACTGGTAGCTTTGATGGGACTGACGGTAAGAAGGTTTACACGACAGATGTAATTACTGATAGTATTCAATTTTTGGAATCGAAACGTGACCAACACTATCCAGCACCACAACCTGTACCGAACTATCAGTTATCACAACAACAATACACTGCTAGCTATCAACAAAATCAAGGGCAAGTACCTTCTTACCAACAACCGAATTCTAACGCACAGCAACAATACACACCTAGTTATCACCAGAATTCAAATCTACCTTATGACCCTAATAATCCGCCGTTTTAAGGAGTGAAACAAATGGTGAAAGAAGAACGAGAGGAACTTATTTTCATCTGCAGCATGATGACCAACTACAGTGGAGATTATCTTAAACAATTAACCGATGACGAGTTAATTGAAATTTATAACAGCAACATGAATTTAGACTAGTTATTAAACGGAAGGAGTTAGTAAAGTGGAAAAGAAACGTGAACTTAAACCGTGGACGACTAAGGAAATAAAATTTCTTAATGAAAATCACAAAACAATGACTTATTCAGAAATTGCCAAAAAGCTTAACCGTTCCAAACCGTCTATTTTCAACAAATGCAATACGTTAGGTATTAAATGCATAAAAGAAAATAAAAATTTATCATATTACTTTTTGTACCAAGGCGAGGAAATCCGTGCAGAAGGAACAATCACTCAAATTGCAGATAAACTTAACTTATCACCAAAAACAATCAGATTTTATGCCAGGCCATCTGCAAGGAAATATAGCAAAAACATTCTCGTAAAAGTTGGTACGATTGATGAATTCGAGGAGGAGAACGATGGATCTAACAAAGTTATTTGAAATACAAGCAGGATTGGATTATCACATAACCAAAGAACATCCAGAAAAGAACGACGAAAACCGTTTGTCAAAAAAGGTACTAGCGTTACAAGTGGAATTAGGTGAATGTGCGAACGAATGGCGAGGATTTAAGTTTTGGAGCAACAACCAAGTATCAAGGGAAAATCTT
Coding sequences:
- a CDS encoding IS1182 family transposase, whose product is MMSKNQKSERDQIEMITIDQLVPQDHLVRKIESAIDFSFIYPLVESLYSTLGRPSVDPVVLIKMTFVQYVFGIRSMRQTIKEIETNMAYRWFLGFGFHSDVPHFSTFGKNYERRFQDTDIFEQIFYRILKEIADKGLLSADHVFIDSTHVKASANKRKFEKKIVRKETRAYEAKLQEELNQDRIDHGKKPFPPDKFEKEEMKEIKESTTDPESGYYVKDERTKQFAYSFHAAADRYGFILGSIVTPGNVHDSHMLQPLVEKVMEKVKKPLAVAADAAYKTPAITKFLFDQDIQPALPYTRPKTKDGYLRKHEYVYDEYYDCYLCPEGQILKYSTTTKDGKRQYKSNPTQCATCPLLAQCTNSKDHRKIIERHIWAHHVEEADHLRHQNEIKQIYARRKETIERVFADAKEKHGMRWTTLRGIKKLSMQAMLTFAAMNLKKLANWTWQVKETV
- a CDS encoding helix-turn-helix transcriptional regulator, with translation MDSLGNRIKYLREKNNISQIEFAKKIGVSNAVLSRYESGDRKPDYDTLDLIANYFEVSTDYLLGRTDTLEPSTKPQDDEAEFQAFINDPELQVWYKELPKSDEEELRKLRTIWEMIKNEKS
- a CDS encoding helix-turn-helix domain-containing protein; translated protein: MAKRLVVNLDGIKQLRIDKDISVEEMSKLMGYKGYQGYYYKENGVRKLSADDVAKISVILEVPINELFFEE
- a CDS encoding BRCT domain-containing protein, translated to MTNNFKEESDYRSFTAPSEIHKAVNSLIGLLEGIKLDSELNEMELEEVINWCNLQRRYDYKFPFSEIIPLIDAALSDGILTSDEIQDILWLCKNVTNNDGFKTYYNVVTSSLQELHGIIHGIMADNSINETEIIRLFDWMEDREFLKGFYPFDEIYSLLIAIKNDGHISEDEINMLKAYLGNFIDTRSSYNINETELEDLQNKYSVNGICAVCPEIIIENRTFSFTGTSSKAKRNEIAEIITNLGGTFNNNVTQKTDYLIVGDNGNPCWAFSCYGRKVEKAVDLRKNGQPIVIVHENDFWDEVW
- a CDS encoding BH0509 family protein; its protein translation is MVKEEREELIFICSMMTNYSGDYLKQLTDDELIEIYNSNMNLD
- the ssb gene encoding single-stranded DNA-binding protein codes for the protein MINRVTLVGRLTKDPELRYTPNGVPMTRFTVAVNRTFSNQQGEREADFISCLAWRKQAENLANFMKKGSLIGLDGRIQTGSFDGTDGKKVYTTDVITDSIQFLESKRDQHYPAPQPVPNYQLSQQQYTASYQQNQGQVPSYQQPNSNAQQQYTPSYHQNSNLPYDPNNPPF
- a CDS encoding helix-turn-helix transcriptional regulator — encoded protein: MEMDVGSLIRKCRKKAKLSQEAFADLMHTTQSTISRIEKNLIACEVNFLRKAARITNSEDVVISALFSVDAITQAAQLVPMYIGGFGLWI
- a CDS encoding ORF6N domain-containing protein; translation: MQQLQELQVIEHRNSRVLTTSQLAESLETEAKVINRNFQRNKDIYQQGVHYFALSGDDLKWFKATRQNDASLKFVSVLYLWTEQGAWMHAKSINNSKARKAMSALIDNYFSMSNQGNNSSQTLAISYEKFIQIERRVETLEQRLREEITLHSGEQLRLRKAVSTRIYEMTDNHEARQALFRSLYAALKERYHVSSYRDIKQHHLQDALRFITRWGGRT